The Streptomyces spororaveus genome includes a region encoding these proteins:
- a CDS encoding phage holin family protein: MTNFVVKTLANAAALAVAIWLLSGITLDDGSSTGRRALTLILVALVFGLVNLLVKPLVKLLSLPLFILTLGLFTLVVNALMLLLTSWLASKLDLSFHVDGFWTALLGGLIISIVSWAMNMVLPDKN, from the coding sequence ATGACGAATTTCGTAGTCAAGACGCTCGCCAACGCGGCGGCCCTGGCCGTCGCCATCTGGCTGCTTTCCGGCATCACGCTCGACGACGGCAGCAGCACGGGCCGACGGGCGCTCACCCTGATCCTGGTCGCTCTGGTCTTCGGCCTGGTCAACCTGCTCGTCAAACCGTTGGTGAAGCTGCTCTCGCTGCCGCTGTTCATCCTCACCCTCGGCCTGTTCACCCTCGTCGTGAACGCGCTGATGCTGCTGCTGACCTCGTGGCTGGCCTCCAAGCTCGACCTCAGCTTCCATGTCGACGGATTCTGGACCGCGCTCCTCGGCGGCCTGATCATCTCCATCGTCTCCTGGGCCATGAACATGGTCCTGCCCGACAAGAACTGA
- a CDS encoding cupin domain-containing protein — translation MKAFRLDDLEAERAANDGAYLQFLRERNMSVGLYALDAGQTDPQLPHRQDEVYLVVSGRASITVGEETTTVARGSVVYVPAGVAHKFHHITEDLKVMVVFSPPEG, via the coding sequence ATGAAAGCCTTCCGGCTTGACGATCTCGAAGCGGAGCGGGCCGCGAACGACGGCGCCTATCTGCAGTTCCTGCGCGAGCGGAACATGTCGGTCGGGCTGTACGCACTCGACGCCGGACAGACCGATCCGCAGCTGCCGCACCGGCAGGACGAGGTGTATCTCGTCGTCAGCGGCCGTGCCTCGATCACGGTCGGGGAGGAGACGACGACCGTGGCGCGCGGGAGCGTCGTCTACGTCCCCGCGGGTGTCGCGCACAAGTTCCACCACATCACCGAGGACCTGAAGGTGATGGTGGTGTTCTCCCCGCCGGAGGGCTGA
- a CDS encoding low molecular weight protein-tyrosine-phosphatase: MYRVCFVCTGNICRSPMAESVFRAHVAADGLDTLVEVDSAGTGGWHEGDGADPRTIAVLEAAGYEQDHRARRFHPSWFDRLDLVIALDAGHLRDLRALAPTAQDAAKVRLLRSYDPAAPAAETDVPDPYYGPLDGFEECLELVEAASPGLLDAVRAAVKEHTA, from the coding sequence ATGTACCGCGTCTGCTTCGTCTGCACGGGCAACATATGCCGCTCCCCCATGGCCGAGTCGGTCTTCCGTGCCCACGTGGCGGCGGACGGGCTCGACACCCTGGTCGAGGTGGACAGCGCCGGAACCGGCGGCTGGCACGAGGGGGACGGCGCGGATCCGCGCACCATCGCCGTCCTGGAGGCGGCCGGCTACGAACAGGACCACCGGGCCCGCCGGTTCCACCCCTCCTGGTTCGACCGCCTGGACCTCGTCATCGCGCTCGACGCCGGGCATCTGCGAGACCTCCGGGCGCTCGCGCCCACCGCGCAGGACGCCGCCAAGGTGCGGCTGCTGCGGTCCTACGATCCGGCGGCCCCGGCCGCGGAGACCGACGTACCCGACCCCTACTACGGGCCGCTCGACGGGTTCGAGGAGTGCCTGGAGCTGGTCGAGGCCGCGAGCCCCGGCCTGCTGGACGCCGTACGCGCCGCTGTGAAGGAGCACACCGCGTGA
- a CDS encoding IclR family transcriptional regulator, giving the protein MPTLIASVQRALRLLEAAGSHGGGAPAKQLAREAGLPLPTAYHLLRTLTYEGYLRRVRGVFVLGEAAERLAGGGLQQKRRSMILDSLAHFRDTVGAPVYFAVYREGEIEVVGVSDTPASPACEEWADFRETGHAHAIGQCLLGQLDEKTRKEYYDRHPVEAITPYTVRDLRSLENRIGALGRMQPVIERQEYALGTICAAIPMTAGDTVATMAISLPLHQEDRLRYVVNRLQSEVGALLSTLSFSISI; this is encoded by the coding sequence GTGCCGACTCTGATCGCTTCGGTGCAACGAGCGCTGAGGCTGCTCGAAGCGGCGGGGTCCCATGGCGGCGGCGCCCCGGCGAAACAGCTGGCGCGCGAGGCCGGGCTCCCGCTTCCCACCGCGTACCACCTGCTGCGCACGCTGACGTACGAGGGCTACCTGCGCAGAGTGCGGGGAGTGTTCGTGCTGGGCGAGGCCGCGGAGCGGCTCGCCGGCGGGGGACTCCAGCAGAAACGTCGCAGCATGATCCTCGACTCGCTCGCGCACTTCCGCGACACGGTCGGGGCCCCCGTCTACTTCGCGGTCTACCGCGAGGGTGAGATCGAGGTCGTGGGTGTCTCGGACACTCCGGCCAGCCCGGCCTGCGAGGAGTGGGCCGACTTCCGTGAGACCGGCCATGCGCACGCCATCGGGCAGTGCCTGCTCGGGCAACTCGACGAGAAGACGCGCAAGGAGTACTACGACCGGCATCCGGTCGAGGCCATCACCCCCTATACCGTCCGGGACCTGCGGTCCCTGGAAAACCGGATCGGGGCCCTCGGGCGAATGCAGCCGGTGATCGAACGCCAGGAATATGCCCTTGGCACGATCTGCGCAGCCATCCCCATGACGGCGGGCGATACCGTCGCAACGATGGCTATTTCTCTACCTCTCCACCAAGAAGACCGATTGCGCTATGTAGTCAATCGGCTACAGAGTGAAGTAGGCGCGCTGTTGAGCACCCTCTCGTTCTCTATCAGTATCTGA
- a CDS encoding DUF5326 family protein codes for MDGIRQIFAGMPWWVKWVAVPLLALFVFGGVITSILGALIGLVFKLLLFVGLVGGLIFVVKKFSGGGSKSASGEW; via the coding sequence ATGGACGGCATCCGACAGATATTCGCAGGCATGCCCTGGTGGGTTAAGTGGGTCGCGGTCCCGCTGCTGGCCCTCTTCGTCTTCGGCGGTGTGATCACCAGCATCCTGGGCGCGCTGATCGGGCTCGTCTTCAAGCTGCTTCTCTTCGTCGGCCTCGTCGGCGGCCTGATCTTCGTGGTGAAGAAGTTCAGCGGCGGCGGCTCGAAGTCCGCCTCCGGCGAGTGGTAG
- a CDS encoding cystathionine gamma-lyase, with amino-acid sequence MNEYAPRETGTAALGDGTRAVRAGLPEAVKNEPPLPGPVFAAHFHLPGDVEGPYAYGRDTNPTWTLLERAIGELEAPGEAVHTIVFASGMAAVSAVLLSQAHTGDTVVLPDDGYQALPLLREQLEAYGIHVRTAPTGDDAQLAALDGARLLWIETPSNPGLDVCDVRRLVDAAHAGRTLVAVDNTLATPLGQRPLELGADFSVASGTKGLTGHGDVLLGYVVCRDPELAARVRRWRKIVGAIPGPMEAWLAHRSLATIQLRAQRQWANALAVAEALTHRTDVSGLRYPGLPSDRSHKTAARQMRGFGSVVSFTLPDRAHAERFMAALHLVEDATSFGGVRSTAERRGRWGGDAVPEGFIRFSAGAEDTEDLVTDVLRALDHAGAKG; translated from the coding sequence GTGAACGAATACGCCCCCCGGGAGACCGGAACGGCCGCGCTCGGCGACGGCACCCGCGCCGTCCGGGCCGGACTGCCCGAGGCGGTCAAGAACGAGCCGCCCCTGCCCGGCCCCGTCTTCGCCGCTCACTTCCACCTGCCCGGCGACGTCGAAGGCCCGTACGCCTACGGCCGCGACACCAACCCCACCTGGACGCTGCTGGAACGGGCGATCGGGGAACTGGAAGCCCCCGGCGAGGCCGTGCACACCATCGTCTTCGCCTCCGGCATGGCGGCGGTATCCGCCGTCCTCCTCTCCCAGGCCCACACCGGCGACACCGTGGTCCTCCCCGACGACGGCTACCAGGCGCTGCCCCTGCTGCGCGAACAGCTGGAGGCGTACGGGATCCACGTGCGCACCGCGCCGACCGGCGACGACGCCCAGCTCGCGGCCCTCGACGGGGCACGGCTGCTGTGGATCGAGACCCCTTCGAACCCCGGGCTCGACGTGTGCGACGTACGCCGCCTCGTGGACGCGGCGCACGCCGGCCGGACCCTGGTCGCCGTCGACAACACCCTGGCCACGCCGCTCGGGCAGCGGCCCCTGGAGCTGGGGGCGGACTTCTCGGTGGCGAGCGGCACCAAGGGCCTCACCGGCCACGGCGACGTACTGCTCGGGTACGTCGTCTGCCGCGATCCGGAGCTCGCCGCGCGCGTCCGGCGGTGGCGCAAGATCGTCGGTGCGATCCCGGGTCCCATGGAGGCCTGGCTCGCCCACCGCTCCCTGGCCACGATCCAGCTGCGCGCGCAGCGCCAGTGGGCCAACGCACTGGCCGTCGCCGAGGCGCTGACGCACCGGACGGACGTGAGCGGACTGCGCTACCCGGGCCTTCCCTCGGACCGCTCCCACAAGACGGCCGCCCGGCAGATGCGGGGCTTCGGGTCGGTGGTCTCCTTCACCCTGCCCGACCGCGCGCACGCGGAGCGGTTCATGGCCGCCCTGCACCTGGTGGAGGACGCCACGAGTTTCGGCGGGGTACGGTCCACCGCCGAGCGGCGCGGTCGCTGGGGAGGTGACGCCGTGCCGGAGGGCTTCATCCGCTTCTCCGCCGGTGCCGAGGACACCGAGGACCTGGTCACGGACGTACTGCGCGCCCTCGACCACGCGGGCGCCAAGGGCTGA